In the genome of Thermodesulfobacteriota bacterium, one region contains:
- a CDS encoding MFS transporter, with protein sequence MTPFRLLCLTGMLAIFSSTISKSPVLPLFAQHLGATPSGIGLIASISAFAGVIFSVPAGLLADRFGTRRLLLTAAAILASAPFAYLLVDTIWQLAMVRLYHGFATAIFLPVAMALVSGLSTKDRGEKMGWFSTATLAGRFLAPVIGGGILGLFSLTSSTGYTTVYWVCGGAGIATFVAAASLPKAEETQARQGHSWAETFHAFKTVILERRIVFTCLVEAAILFAYGTFETFLPLHAVKNDLSASQVGMLLSGQVIVLALTKPVMGRFSDTHGRRPQIVAGGLLGAACVGGLAVATSFPALFSLSLVFGLCLSVAMSATSAYIADLSSQEARGSAMGLLGSVMDLGHTTGPLLSGLVAASFGYGHAFLGSAIVLLGTVGIFSVAARTSLQEGTGRPA encoded by the coding sequence ATGACCCCCTTCCGACTCCTCTGCCTCACCGGGATGCTGGCGATCTTCAGCTCCACCATCTCCAAGAGCCCGGTGTTGCCGCTCTTTGCCCAGCATCTGGGGGCCACCCCCTCCGGCATCGGCCTTATTGCCTCGATCTCCGCCTTTGCCGGGGTCATCTTCAGTGTCCCGGCCGGACTCCTGGCTGACCGTTTCGGCACGAGGCGGCTGCTCCTGACGGCAGCCGCCATCCTCGCCTCCGCCCCCTTCGCCTATCTCCTGGTGGACACGATCTGGCAACTGGCCATGGTCCGGCTGTATCACGGCTTTGCCACAGCCATCTTTCTGCCGGTGGCCATGGCCCTGGTCTCTGGCCTGTCAACGAAGGACCGGGGTGAAAAGATGGGCTGGTTCTCCACCGCCACCCTGGCGGGGCGCTTCCTGGCCCCGGTTATCGGGGGCGGTATCCTCGGCCTCTTTTCACTAACCTCCTCGACCGGCTACACCACAGTCTATTGGGTCTGCGGCGGCGCCGGCATCGCCACCTTCGTTGCGGCGGCAAGCTTGCCCAAGGCGGAGGAGACGCAGGCGAGGCAGGGGCACTCCTGGGCCGAGACTTTCCATGCTTTCAAAACAGTCATCTTGGAGCGGAGGATCGTCTTTACCTGCTTGGTGGAAGCGGCCATTCTCTTTGCCTATGGGACATTCGAGACCTTTCTCCCCTTGCATGCGGTCAAGAATGATCTCTCCGCCTCACAGGTCGGGATGCTTCTTTCCGGCCAAGTCATCGTCCTGGCGCTCACCAAGCCGGTGATGGGACGATTTTCCGATACCCACGGCAGGCGTCCACAGATTGTGGCCGGAGGGCTGCTGGGGGCAGCGTGCGTTGGAGGCCTCGCCGTCGCCACCTCTTTCCCGGCTCTATTCTCCCTCAGCCTCGTCTTTGGGCTATGCTTGTCGGTGGCCATGTCGGCGACCTCGGCCTACATCGCCGACCTGAGCAGCCAGGAGGCCAGGGGATCGGCCATGGGGCTCTTGGGGTCGGTGATGGATCTGGGCCACACCACCGGTCCTTTGCTTTCAGGGCTGGTGGCCGCCTCCTTCGGCTATGGCCACGCATTTCTTGGCTCTGCTATTGTCTTGCTGGGAACGGTGGGGATCTTTTCTGTTGCGGCCAGGACATCGCTCCAAGAAGGAACAGGGCGACCTGCGTAA
- a CDS encoding EamA family transporter has protein sequence MELSFSGLSVLAACLFWGIDNNLTRELESIPASSLACIKGWCAGIFNIILSFLLHQSHVTAFQISGALAIGAFSYGASLVLFIYALREIGSARTSTWFASGPFVGAILSVILLGERPPGEYWVAALIMLSGMFFLHGEEHLHAHEHQSSAHAHADDEHHTHEHDENALDRRDHDHSHIHEPITHAHVHWPDIHHRHGH, from the coding sequence ATGGAATTGTCATTTTCCGGACTTTCTGTCCTGGCAGCTTGTCTCTTTTGGGGAATCGACAACAACCTTACCCGGGAACTGGAGTCGATCCCCGCCTCTTCGCTGGCATGCATCAAAGGCTGGTGTGCCGGCATCTTCAATATCATTCTTTCATTCCTCTTGCACCAGAGCCATGTCACGGCTTTCCAGATATCAGGAGCACTGGCAATTGGGGCGTTCAGCTATGGCGCAAGTCTGGTTCTGTTCATCTACGCCCTGAGGGAAATCGGGTCGGCGAGAACCAGCACGTGGTTCGCATCTGGCCCCTTTGTTGGCGCCATCCTTTCCGTGATTCTTCTCGGCGAGCGCCCACCCGGCGAATACTGGGTTGCGGCTCTCATCATGCTTTCAGGAATGTTCTTTCTCCATGGGGAAGAGCATCTGCATGCCCATGAGCACCAGTCTTCTGCCCATGCTCATGCAGACGACGAGCATCACACCCACGAACACGACGAAAATGCACTGGACAGAAGAGACCATGACCACAGCCACATCCACGAGCCCATAACACATGCCCACGTCCATTGGCCGGATATCCACCATCGACATGGCCACTGA
- a CDS encoding Ku protein gives MSGGRAIWKGIIRLGTAAIPVKLYAAVHDRGVHFRLLHKTDLIPVQQEWVRPETGEVVPDEAIRHGVETADGRLVFITDEELQALESMASRDIEILRFVPEAVIDHRWHDRPYYLGPDGDEAAYCALAAALAGSAAQGLARWVMRGKEHLGVLRLRDRYPVLITLHHAGEVLPLPRLMPAAGREIDARELAMAEQLVAIMAGRFEHGQYRDEYRQRLVDLIAAKAGGQVIPLAPTAPPAEAQDLATVLAASLQAVQGRRHG, from the coding sequence ATGAGCGGAGGGCGGGCGATCTGGAAGGGCATCATCCGGCTGGGTACGGCAGCGATCCCGGTCAAGCTGTATGCCGCGGTCCATGACCGGGGCGTCCATTTCCGGCTGCTGCACAAGACCGACCTGATCCCGGTGCAGCAGGAATGGGTGCGGCCGGAAACCGGCGAGGTCGTGCCGGACGAGGCGATCCGGCACGGGGTGGAGACCGCGGACGGCCGGCTGGTCTTCATCACGGACGAGGAGCTCCAGGCCCTGGAGTCCATGGCCAGTCGGGACATCGAGATCCTCCGGTTCGTCCCCGAGGCGGTCATCGACCACCGGTGGCATGACCGGCCGTACTATCTCGGACCGGATGGCGACGAGGCGGCCTACTGCGCGCTCGCCGCTGCCCTGGCTGGCAGCGCGGCCCAGGGCCTGGCCCGGTGGGTCATGCGGGGCAAAGAGCACCTGGGGGTGCTGCGCCTGCGGGACCGCTACCCGGTCCTGATCACCCTGCACCATGCCGGTGAGGTGCTGCCGCTCCCCCGGCTCATGCCAGCGGCGGGCCGGGAGATCGACGCCCGAGAGCTGGCCATGGCCGAGCAGCTGGTGGCGATCATGGCGGGCCGCTTCGAGCATGGCCAATACCGGGATGAATACCGGCAGCGGCTTGTGGACCTCATTGCCGCCAAGGCGGGCGGCCAGGTCATTCCCCTGGCGCCAACCGCGCCGCCGGCCGAGGCCCAGGATCTGGCAACGGTCCTGGCGGCGAGCCTGCAAGCGGTGCAAGGGCGGCGCCATGGCTGA